The DNA window aaaaacacACCCACAAAAAAATGAACATATATTCAGGACTACTGCAATGAGAAccaaaaatgcaagaaaagtAAGCAAATGCTTTAGTTTTAGATCATTGGGTCATTCTAAACAACGATAAGGGTTTCTTAAGCACATGCATATGCATAAATGCATACatatttatgtaattttatgGCTCCCAAACCCAATGCTTTGGTGGCTGAAGATCATGAAGTCATCACAAAGTCCTAAAAACATCAGGCAGGAAATTCTCAATTATTTTAGTAGGTGAGAAGTCTGAGGCCCATGACCAGGTATATCTTCTGTACTGAGAAGCATCATATAATaatatgatatatatatatatatatatatatatatatatatatatatatataataacaATATCATATAATCCCATATAATGGGATTGGCCCATGGAGTCCTTTTCCTTGGGCACTTATAAATAACATAAGTAACTTACTGGTTGTAATACTGCCATGCAGCTTAGATGTGTTTTGGGGATAAAGCACTTAACTCTTCAGAGCTCATGAGTGCACAATACATTCAGCAtgaaggacaaaagaaaaatatcaagtTTGCTGCACCACAGTTTTCAAGCCTCAGGAGTTGTACTTCATAATACAGAATAATTCAGAATAACTAGTTCAGAATAATAGTACAGAATATTCAAtacttaacagaaaaataacatatGTTATAATTCAGTGTATCACTTCTACAGTCAAGGGCCCCATATTCTGGGTAAAAGTTTAGTTATATAAATACTAAACCAAGCATTACTTCAGCAAAGTTTACAGCTAGAGCTCCCACCAAGTGCCAGTGAAGGGCTGTCTGTGCACAGGTCTAATTTAAAGTAAATAAAGCCAGACTTTCTCACTCCAAAAGAGACAAAACCCCTAAACAAAGTAACCCCTGTCCTGAGAACATATACAAGATATTCAGGCATTGCACATTTTTAACTCCTAATAGCAAAGGACACCTTTTGTCATTCAGATTTACCAGAGGTGAGGAGAATGTGGGGAAATGATTCTGTCATTAGCAGATATTCCactcctcaaaaaaacccaccaaaagtAACAGGCAAAAAAAGGTCAAAGTCCCAGCTAGCATCAACTTCCTAAGACAACCCTGCaccaaaagaaaaccacagcaTGCAATGGGAACAACTCCTTATCTGTGCCTATTTTAATGTATCTTTCCACCTCAAAACTAGAACAAATCCAATGCCatgggagagggggaaaaaagtgtaaAATAGTCACCATTTGGTATTTACTTATGCTGAACCGAGTGCACACATCCCAAGAAAAAACAGCATCCTTTAAAAGTAACCACATTTCAATGCAGTCTATATACTGAGTCATCTGTGTGAAATGCCAGTCCAAGGAATGCTAAGATTCAGCTGACGATTATCTCCTCGACATTATCCCAATTTGATTATACAGTGTTTACTACATCAAAGCCAAAAAAAGCACAGTAATAGATTCAGCAACACACCCACTTGGAACACTGAAGACCTATTattaaagaaacagaagaataattttcaaaaggtttttattttcaaacacaGTCTAGCATAAGATCTTACCATAAAGGAAGGTTGTTACACATTTCTATTCAACCCACATATTTGAAGCTGTGCCTCAGAAGTTAGGTCAAATTATTTATGTGATCAGGAGCCTTGAGTATCCTTGTCTAACTCTGACTGGACACACTGCAGGAATCCAACAGACAGGTTTCAGTGGCTGAAGCACCAAGGGCATGACATTAACATTAACTTCCTTGTGACTTTAACTCATGTGGAACATAAAACAATATGTTTTTCTCAGACCTAACCATAAACAAGCtttcaatattttcagttttaacaCAGTTTTATTACACTGCAACTGACATACCACACACACTACTATTCATCAAATCAGTGCACACAGATGAGCAGGTTATGGTTAAAAATCCACATGTGGGGGTGTTTGTATAGCACAAGTCACAACAGCCCGTGCTGCTTGCCCCTCATGCAGAAGTTAAAATTCAGACAAGCAGAATTATTATAATCAACACATCACATGAGTTACAGTGCCTAGGATTAGAAGACAGTGATTATAACATTGTCACCCTGTCTACGTTAGCTCCCACATCctctccagcaccagcagggcTGAATGGGAGGCAGCTTTAAAAGGAGAAACTATCACTGGGCAGGAATTCAAATCCAGCCTGAGACACTACACAACAAACCAGTATTTAACTAAGGATGCCAAACTGGTCAGACCACGTGAACCCTTCAGCAGATCTGAGAGCAGCATCCCTGCTATCCTCCTGCATCTCTCAAATCACAGAAAAGTGTTTGTGCAACACGTTAGCAAAGAGCACGGCTCTCCAACACAACCGGAGCTGTTTTGTGCTGGCTCTCAGCAGAACAATCAGCTCCATGTACATCCTCACAGTTGTGGCAACACCTTGAACACAGGATCTTGGAAGGAAAAGGGCACACAAACAGCCTCATTAAATCTGTCCAGAAGAGCATCAGTTGCTCTAAACAGCTGTTCACACACTTGTTTATTCCAGGAAAGCTCAAGTTGCTGTTTTCCAGTTCCTACAGCTGGCCAACACCCTGTTCATAGGCTTATTCTACAAAGAAAAGGCTCCATCTCAAAGTCTAGaagatggggttttttgtatACACAATGTGCAAACACAGCTTTCTTTAATTCTCACTTGTCTTCGTTTAACAATCTGCACAGAACTCCAGAGGTGAAATTCTTAATGGatccctgccctcagcctggTGCATTTCTTGTCAAACGCTACACAACTCTGCTGCAATGCAAACTGCAAGAAGGCAGAATAGAACAGAGAAACAAACGTTGCTTATTTACAAATAATCTGCCCTCCTGGACAGCACAGCACCTATTCTGGTCAGATTTTTGGGAGCACCAAGCTTCAGtatatgcttttaaattttgtttaggACCAAATCAAACACACTCATATAAAATAAACCATGAAACATACAACTTCCACCTCACACTGCCTACAATGCATCTTACACATAGCAGCAGCCTTGTACTCAACActacaacacagaaaaaaacctacCTGCAGCCTATAAACTCCAGCTGTAACCTTCACTCATAGAAGTTACCCCGCTAATGACATTATTAATTTAAAGACAGCAACCCAAACATTCAGTGCAGTGAGTAAAAACTCCTGAATGAACTGAGAAAAACCTGTGAATTGTTAAATAGAATGAAGAGAAGCACATTAACCAAATATACATAGGTGTCACTTAAAAATTTTCCAGATAAGGATGGTCTAACTATCTGGAGAGGAAAAGCTGGTGAGAAGTTCCTACAGCTCCAACCAATACAGCCTCTGGACTTCTACACAAGAGCCTGATTTTCATGTGTCCCATCCAAAGAGACAATACACACAGCAAGGCTACCACAGTGAACGTGCTCCTCAAAACAtattaaaactgtaaaaaaaaacaaacaaacaaacaaacaaacaaaaaaaaaaaaaaaaaacaaacagaaaggaatTAATGCTAGAAGCAGAAGGGCTGCAAAGAAAATGGCCAAATGAAACTTTCAGTGTGGCTTTAAACAATGCAGTTAGAGAACAGGACCGAAATCAAGACTCTTCTCCCAGTGATGAAGTAAGATCTTCCCTTTGTGAAAGCATTTATGGCACAAGAGGGTACAGACACAAATGTCAAGCAAACAGACAAATTCAGGTATTCTTGGCTTGCAAGGACACTTGTTGCCAGATGGTTACATTCACAGCAGAAACTGCATCTGAATCTGCATCCTCAAGCAGCTTTCATTAACAGAAAAAGCCAAGAAACTGTTTCAGCTGTACAGAATTCAGCAAACAAAGGCCTACATACCCTATGACAAATTTAAATGCTCCTTTTGGATTTATAGTACAACATTTAAATTCAGTTTGGAACGCATTCAAAATTACAGCAACATTTAGACAAACTAATTGAAAATTATAGTATTGTGACAAACATTGGACTTACTTTACATAATATCTTGCACCTTCAAACGTATACGCTTCCTCCCAACCTGTGGGTAAGTCTggaaaacaagcagcaaaacATTCCAATTACCTTTTGAAATGATGCTAGCCATACTGGTCTACTCCCTACCACTAAGGCAGTTCAGGACTGTGTCTGATCCCACGTGTTGAAACCTTTAGTCCCAGAAATAAGACTGACTCACAAGGCTGAGTGTGAGTTCTGTAAGCCAAGAGAAGCCACACACCTGAAAATCTGATTGGGATTTCTCATTCTCAGATAATAAGGATGGTTTAAGTGTGCCCTTGTTTAACGTTCCTTCCTCTGCCCAGCAGCTCAGGTCATCACCAGATCTCCCTGCCTTgaactgcagcagcaccaggttCCCTGGCAGGCACAGATCTGAACAAAAATCCATCAACTGAGTTACATGCAAGTCACAGGCTCCTGGAGAGGCACGGTATCAACCACACCACAGAGCATTAGCATTGTGTTAGCATAATTCCACCACTGTTGTGACTAACAAGTGTTCCTGCAGCGTTTACAACTCTATTGCATTTTACATGAAAATCATTTTCCATGTAAATCTAGTGGAGGATGTGGGTACATCTCTTCCTTTCTATTACCACTCTTAAGAGTCAGGAGTCCAgatacaaaaaaccccataccACTAATGGTCAAAATGTCTCAAGTAACAGAGTCCTGGTGTGATGGGAGCTCTGGAGATGTTGGGCACCTCCATGCACCACTACCCTTAAACGTTTACCTCTGCCAACAAAAATAATGGTGGATATGTAGCTCTCTCACTTAATTATAAAAGTAAGAATGCaattcctaaagaaaaaaaaatcagtctggaTTATGTGGTGGTTTTTATCCCCCTCATTACTGATTTGCTCTGACTGCTTTTTTCTTCACCCCCATCCTCTGCAGAACAAAAATCAAGGTGTCTTTTGATAATGGCACAGGGCAAAGTACAGCAAACAGGAAGTGTCTCCAGCAGAAGTATTTATGGCTGCTACAAGAACTTTGCAAAAAATACCCTTTCAGTGCTGAATAGCTCAAAGAATAAAAACCACTTCAATTCATAATGGAGGAAAAAGCTTTCCTCGCTGTCTAGAACATGCCTCACAGAATTATTTAACAGAGAGCTTTACAGCAATATACACCTGCAAAAGTGCCATTCACTCAAAAATTGTTTAAGAGAGGAACATATTTTGAACATATTTTGACTAGGTTCCAAAACAGTGGtcaaagcaaaagaagaaataaaccccaaaataattcagtttgaTTATATCTATGTATGGAGAAATTCACTAACACACGCATGAATAAGGAAAACTACAAGAACAGATTTGGTTTTTAGACACTTTGGTATCTGACTGATAAATTATGGTCAATGTATCCAAGGTCATGCCTCAGCATTGTGTCCAGAACCAAGTTTAATTTACCTGATGATAACTCTGCTGTTACACACAATTCTCCAGACACTCAAAAGCAAACTGCATTTCCTTTAGAAGGCACTTAACAGCAGATACAAATGAGACACTTGGAAAATTGCTGGGAAATCATCATCAGTCAACAGAGacagtggaaataatttttaaaaataattaatactCAGCTAATGCCAGCATTGAACAAGAAAAGCACTTCACACACATCTGCCCCCTTGCATGCTGCTACAGATGAAGGCCACTTTCTCAATCTGAGCGTTgagggcaggagcaagaggagcctGATAGCAATCAGTAGTTCTATTTGCCAGCATTAAATGATTTCTTACAAACAACAGAACCTTCGCTGCAAATCAGCCTGCAGAGTTCTAATAGCCAGAAACCTGTGGTTTTTAAACTATTCccaactaaataaaaaaaaaaaaaataaaaagaataaaaggctGCCCACAGTTTTCTAAAAGGCTGCTTCTGATTCCTTAATGCGTAAGTATTAACCAaacataaaaagcaaataatctGATATAGACCAATTCACTTGCAGATTATTTCCCCGTGATTATCCAAGTGCTTACATACATGACAACAACTGCACGTATTACTAcactccaccacctcccagtGGCACACGCAGTTTGTGTGCAATTCCAGCAGCCAAGACTTTGGCTCCAGCTCTCCAGAGTGTCTGCTGTaaatcctcctcctccagcacctcctgctgctACTTCTCCAGAGTGGAACAAACAGCACAAGCAAAGACTGGATCCCACCCTCCTCCCTCCAAGTTATTTCTAATGTTTCAAGTGCCTTTTCCTCCTACCTATTCCACCTCTCTCAGTCACTTGGAAACCACACAGACTCTCAGGCTAGATGgaagcacaggaaggaaaagggttTCTAGGTGACTAGCGAAATCAGCTTCTACATTTCCAGCACACCGATCGTGCTTACAGCTAGCTACTGCTGGAAATAGAAATACGATGGGTGGTTTCGTGCAAAACTGAGGAAGGATGCTCTCTATGCAGGTGGATAACCGGGCATAACCTCTCAGAGAGGAGCCAGGCGGTCTCTAATGGTAACTATACAGGGGTGATACAAGGCGACGGAGGGAGAGCAGACACGGATACACGACACAGGCACGATTCGGGGGCAGGGGGACACGGCGCTCGAAGAAACTGGCGAGCAGGCTGGGCATGCAAGGACTGCAGTGCTGCTCATCCCGGGGGGAACAACTGCGGGAAGTGCGGGGACAGCGGCAGTGTCCGGAGGATCCGAGGGGAACCGGGGACGGACACGGCAGGGCTCGGCCGGGGGGCTCCGGGAACCGGCCGGGGACACGGCTCCGGGCAGGGTCGGTGGCTGCAGGCTAGACTGGGGctccgggcagggctgggggcttcAGGCAAGGCCGGGGGCCCCAAGCAAGGCTGAGGGCTCCGGGAACGGGCAGGGGGCACGGCTGGGGGCTCCGGGCAGGGTCCTACCTGCGCTTCGGCGGTGCCCGGTGATCACGGCCTCGCCGGTGAGCGGGTGCAGCCAGGTCGTGCTCTTCGCCTCCTCGCTGTGCGGACGGACACACGGACCGAGTCAGGCAGGCGCAGCCCTGCcgccccctgctccccctcttcccttcccttcccttcccttcccttcccttcccttcccttcccttcccttccccgcACGCccctcccggcccggccccgctcccctcccGGCCGGGCTCACTTGATGAAGAAGACGCGGCCGCCCTGGCTGATGCCGTAACTCCAGGAGCCGGGCAGCGCCCGCAGCCGCTCCGCGCTCAGCTCCGCCATGGCCGAGCAGCCGCAGCCGGGCACAGCCGAGGGGAGCGCGGCCGGGGGGTGGCGCGGGCGCGGGCACGGGCAGCGAGCGCGTCCCCGCCGCCGCCAACACcttggggaggggagaggaggggaggggagagaaggggaggggaggggagaggagggagaacCGCCCGCACCGCCCCGCCCGGCTCGGGGGCGGGATCGGGAGTGCGGGAGGGACCGAGGGACCGAGGGACGGAGGGAGAGCCGGGATCGGGAGTGCGGGGAGGGACCGAGGGAGCACCGGGAGGGGGATGGAGGAACAACCGGGGGCGGGATCGGGAATGCGGGGAGGGACCGAGAGATGAAGGGAGCGCCGAGAGCCGGCCGGGGCCGTCCCATGGGAATGGGGGCGGGATCGGGAGTGCGGGGGGGACGGAGGGAGAGCCGGGAGGGGGATGGAGGGACGGCCAGGGGCGGGATCCGGAGTGCGGGGAGGGCCcgagggatggagggagagcCTGGAGGAAGAGCCGGGGCCGTCCCATGGGGACGGGGGCGGGATCCGGAGCGCGGAGGCGGCGGCCGAGCCGTGGGACGGACGGACCGATGGATAGACGGACGGAGCTCATGGAGCCTCCCGCTCGTTCGCAGAGCTTCAGATTTCTCGGCTCCGCCGCTCGTAAGGACGGAGGGAATGCAGAGTTTGGTCCCGTTCCCTCCCCGGGCGGTGAAGCGGCTCCTCCGCTTCGGGCGTTCCTGGAATTTCTCAGGAAAGCGCTTGGTCCTCAAGGTATAAAGAGATGCCGTGGTTTTCCTTCGTGCAGACCGTGCTGCCCGTGCTTTGTGCCCCTCTTCCAGAGGAGATCTGGGATATGGCACGGGTGCGTGTTTTCGGTGTTCCGGGGGGGTGGCAGTAGTTGGGGTAATTCAGGATGACTGTGCCAGCGTGTATAGGTTAATGCACGCGAATAACCCGACTGCGTGTGCATTTATGCGTAGCCGTACACCCTTTCGATTTAAGGTACACATGACAAATGTAAATTACTAAAACTGTGCCGTGGCCATGATATTTCTAAGAGAGCCTCGCCTTGCAAAGCCACTTTCTGAATCGGCACTAAGGCTGGGAAGCCTCGCAGCATTCCCGTGCGCACAAAACATTTGTACTTCCCACCTGTCAGTGTTCTGCATGGGCAGCTTTGTTCCCTCTCCCATTCTGAACAccttaggaaaaataaaattggacaGGTAAGCTGTTTGTGGTTGGGTCCCATCATGCCATGTGGTCAAAACTTTAAATCGCTGTTGTCCCACACAAGATATTCCAGACACGAAGAGCAGTGAATGTGAGAAGATCTGGAGTTATCTTTAAGTAACTGGATGCAAGATAAGAATTCCTCCCTGTTCAGCAATACCTTTCGCCTCCACTCAGCACTGACTGCACCTGAGATTTATAGACTGCCAGAGGAACAGTACTCTGGGGAAAACATAAGTTATTCTATAAACAGTTCCCTTCT is part of the Cinclus cinclus chromosome 4, bCinCin1.1, whole genome shotgun sequence genome and encodes:
- the LOC134043360 gene encoding pleckstrin homology domain-containing family A member 5-like, producing the protein MAELSAERLRALPGSWSYGISQGGRVFFINEEAKSTTWLHPLTGEAVITGHRRSADLPTGWEEAYTFEGARYYVK